Below is a genomic region from Rubrobacter aplysinae.
CGCCGGACATGTTGCCCATCATGTTCCTACCGAGCTTTATGTGGTGGCCGTACCAGTCGGCGGTCGAGCCCGCGTCGGCGGTTACTATGGCGCTCTCCGGCAGCCGCTCGTTCAGCGTGTGGAACACGTAGCGCGGGTTTATCGGGTCGGCTTTGACCATCGCCTCACGCTCTGTCACCTCGTTCCAGGACTCCATGCCCTCGATCACGCCGTTCTGCCAGCTCCGGTCGTCTTTTCTTTGCAGGTGCTCAGAGAGCGCGGCCAGGGTCGTCTTTGCGTCCCCGATGAGGCCGACCTCCATCGGGTAGCGAAGGCTCAGGTGACCCGGAGAAAGGTCTATCTGCACGCCGCGGGCCTGGCCGGTCTTTGGCAGAAACTCGGCGTAGGGGAAGTTCGAGCCGACCATCAGCAGCGTGTCGCAGTCCTCCATCATGTCGTAGCTCGGTTTCGAGCCGAGCAGCCCTAGCTGCTGGGTGTGGTAGGGCAGGTCCCCGGGCACCGCGCCCTTGCCGAGCAAGGCGGTGATAATCCCGGCCCCTAGCTTGTCCGCAACCTCGATCACCTCGTCTGTGGCGTCGAGCGCGCCCTGGCCGACGAGCATCGCGACCTTATCGCCGGCGTTTAGCACGTCCGCGGCCCGTTTTAGCTCTTCTTCTACCGGCACGAGCCTGTTGGAGATGTGGCTGACGCCGGTACGCGAGACCCAGTGCTCGCGGTCCGGCTCCGTCATCTCAAGATCCTGCACGTCGGCCGGCAGGATGACGACGGTCGGGCAGCGTTCGGCTTTTGCGATTCTGACGGCACTGTCGAGGACCATCTGGGCGTGCATCGGGGTCGTCACCGTCTGGACGAACCCGGCGACATCCTCGTACAGGCGTTCGAGGTTTATCTCCTGCTGGGCCTCGCTTCCTAGGGACACCCGGCCCTGCTGGCCGACTATCGCGACCACGGGCTGATTGTCGAGCTTCGCGTCGTAGAGGCCGTTTACGAGATGGACCGCGCCGGGGCCGGAGGTTGCAATGCACACTCCGGGCTCCCCGGTGAACTTGGCGTGGGCGGTCGCCATGAAGCTCGCTATCTCCTCGTGGGTCGGCCGGATGTAGCGGAAATCTTTATCGGCCCGCTCGGCCCGCTCCAGGGCCCCGTCAAAGCCCCCGATGCCGTCCCCGGGATAGCCGTAGAACCGGTGCAGATCCCACTCGATCATCCGGTCGATGATGAAGTCGCTCACGGTGCTCATGGCTCTCCTTCTTTTCTCCCGTTTTGGCAATCCGACCGGCTGCCTCGTGGCTGCTTTCCGGTCTCTCAACGGATCATTTCGTGGGCAG
It encodes:
- a CDS encoding thiamine pyrophosphate-requiring protein, with amino-acid sequence MSTVSDFIIDRMIEWDLHRFYGYPGDGIGGFDGALERAERADKDFRYIRPTHEEIASFMATAHAKFTGEPGVCIATSGPGAVHLVNGLYDAKLDNQPVVAIVGQQGRVSLGSEAQQEINLERLYEDVAGFVQTVTTPMHAQMVLDSAVRIAKAERCPTVVILPADVQDLEMTEPDREHWVSRTGVSHISNRLVPVEEELKRAADVLNAGDKVAMLVGQGALDATDEVIEVADKLGAGIITALLGKGAVPGDLPYHTQQLGLLGSKPSYDMMEDCDTLLMVGSNFPYAEFLPKTGQARGVQIDLSPGHLSLRYPMEVGLIGDAKTTLAALSEHLQRKDDRSWQNGVIEGMESWNEVTEREAMVKADPINPRYVFHTLNERLPESAIVTADAGSTADWYGHHIKLGRNMMGNMSGGMASMLASMPYAVSAKFALPDRPVICTIGDGAFQMLGMNEMLTVKRHWKEWDDPRFIVLILHNDDLTQVSWEMREAGDPRYDTSQLLEDMNYAEYAKLLGFEGIKVESPEDVAGAWDSAFAADKPVLLDVRTDPNVPPLPAHITFDEAKGMVESLAKRDPAEGAVVGDSIRAVAAELFAKARHGVQHGRS